Part of the Lichenicola cladoniae genome is shown below.
GGGGGCCAATTCGCCGTAGCCGGCGCTGTTTCGAGAGCATCCGGGCTCGGCGGGAATCACCTCTCCGCCTCACCCCCGAGTTGACCAACCGTTCCCGCTGCTGAATTTTGCGCCGATGAACAACACCTACGCCGTCCATCGCGACGACTTCCCCGGCTCGCTGGCCGATACCGATGTCCGGCACCGTCGCCTGGAGATGCTGAACCAGCCGCATGTCAAGCCGCTGGTCGACTACGTCCGCGAGACCAGCCGCCGCGCCTCGGCTTACGTTCCCAACTTCGACCCCCTGGATGGCGGCACCAAGGCCCGGGTGCTGTTCCTGTTCGGGGCGCCCGGACCGGGCACCTTCCCGCCTCGTGGCTCCGGCTTCGTGAGCCGGAACAACGACGACCCGAGCGGCCGGGCGACCTGGACGCTCATGCAGAAGGCCGGCGTTCCCCGGAAGGACACGGTCTCCTGGAACACGGTCGCCTGGAGCACCGGCGACAAGTCCGGGAAGGCCGCGAACATCGCGGCGGCCGGCGAGCTTCGCAAGCTGCTGCCCCTGCTGCCGGACGTGCGGGCCGTGGTGCTGGTCGGTAATTTCGCGCGCGATTTCGGCGGTCCGATCGTCAAGCAGACCGAGCTGAAGATCTTTCATACCGTCCAGACCGGCGCACAGGCCGAGAACGATCCCGACACCCGTGACCGCTGGCTGAAGATCCCCGAGATCTGGCGCAAGGCCTGGGACCTGACAGCCTGAGCCTGTTGCCATGAGTCCGGGCGGCTTGCGTCGACCGGACCGCACGCTAGATTTGCCTACCAGGACAGGACGAGAGCGTGCAGCAGGCGTCGCCCAACTCCGACCCGACCGGCCAGGCGACGCAGGACTGGGTGCTACCCGGTCCATTCGGGATCGAGCACTGGCACCGGAC
Proteins encoded:
- a CDS encoding uracil-DNA glycosylase, which encodes MNNTYAVHRDDFPGSLADTDVRHRRLEMLNQPHVKPLVDYVRETSRRASAYVPNFDPLDGGTKARVLFLFGAPGPGTFPPRGSGFVSRNNDDPSGRATWTLMQKAGVPRKDTVSWNTVAWSTGDKSGKAANIAAAGELRKLLPLLPDVRAVVLVGNFARDFGGPIVKQTELKIFHTVQTGAQAENDPDTRDRWLKIPEIWRKAWDLTA